Proteins from a genomic interval of Sphingobacterium sp. SYP-B4668:
- a CDS encoding DUF819 family protein: MEEKLPIISPLITNDAVVFGLLMGILGFIFYTSSKKDGFWAKFYKYCPSLVLCYFVPAILNSFNIINGEVSQLDEMASTYLLPTSLIFFTLGIDIQGLKQLGSKSLIMFFTGAIGIVIGGPIALALLGSIFPSILTFNGEDTWRGFAAIAGSWIGGSANQAAMFKVFGSSEALFGQMVAVDVLISSIWMGLLIYGAQKADKIDKFFKADSNALYDLQRRLESVHLAQRVKDVSVAQWFTVLGVGFAGTGLSHLLGNEIGPWFKEVWPGAEQYSLTSITFWVIIIATTIGMVLSFTPARKLENYGASNMGSILLYILVATIGMKMDIKALLDNPIFFLVGAVWILIHIILMLGVAKIIKAPFFYVAVASQANIGGAASAPVVAAAFNKYLAPVGVLMAVLGYAVGTYGGYICGLLMQYISGLIS; encoded by the coding sequence ATGGAAGAAAAGCTACCCATCATCTCCCCCCTTATTACCAACGACGCAGTCGTCTTTGGATTACTAATGGGCATACTCGGTTTTATTTTTTACACTTCTAGTAAAAAAGATGGCTTCTGGGCAAAGTTTTACAAATATTGCCCCTCGCTGGTACTTTGTTATTTTGTACCCGCCATTCTGAATTCATTCAACATCATCAACGGCGAGGTATCACAATTGGATGAAATGGCCTCGACATACCTCCTGCCTACCAGTTTGATATTCTTCACACTTGGCATTGATATACAAGGGCTCAAGCAATTGGGAAGCAAATCGCTTATCATGTTTTTCACAGGCGCTATCGGTATCGTAATTGGCGGCCCCATAGCACTAGCCTTACTAGGTAGCATTTTCCCCTCTATCTTAACCTTTAATGGCGAGGATACCTGGCGAGGGTTTGCCGCTATTGCTGGCAGTTGGATCGGAGGCAGCGCCAATCAAGCAGCCATGTTCAAAGTATTCGGATCATCAGAAGCATTATTTGGACAAATGGTAGCCGTAGATGTGCTGATTTCCAGTATCTGGATGGGACTTCTCATCTATGGGGCACAGAAAGCGGATAAAATTGATAAATTTTTCAAGGCTGACAGTAATGCCCTTTATGATTTACAACGACGGTTAGAATCCGTTCATCTGGCTCAACGAGTCAAAGATGTCTCCGTAGCCCAGTGGTTTACAGTACTTGGAGTCGGATTTGCCGGAACCGGACTCTCCCACCTCCTGGGCAATGAGATAGGCCCATGGTTCAAAGAGGTATGGCCAGGTGCGGAGCAATATTCCTTGACCAGCATTACCTTTTGGGTCATTATCATTGCGACCACCATCGGAATGGTGCTTTCTTTTACCCCTGCACGCAAATTAGAAAATTATGGCGCATCCAATATGGGATCCATACTGCTTTATATTCTTGTAGCAACTATCGGTATGAAAATGGATATCAAAGCCTTATTGGATAATCCCATTTTCTTCCTGGTAGGGGCCGTCTGGATTTTGATTCACATTATCCTCATGTTAGGAGTGGCCAAAATCATAAAAGCCCCCTTTTTCTACGTTGCCGTAGCGAGCCAAGCCAACATTGGTGGAGCTGCATCGGCACCAGTAGTCGCAGCCGCTTTTAACAAATACCTGGCCCCCGTAGGCGTATTGATGGCCGTATTAGGATACGCGGTCGGTACCTATGGAGGTTACATTTGCGGCCTCTTGATGCAATACATCTCCGGGCTCATTAGCTAA
- a CDS encoding DEAD/DEAH box helicase: protein MQFKDLKLIAPILKALDASGYETPTPIQEQAIPIIFQKRDLLGCAQTGTGKTAAFAIPILQMLSYSKEKTAKKQIRALVLTPTRELAIQIHENFNTYSKDLQIRNLVIYGGVGQQPQRDALKKGIDVLIATPGRLLDLYNQGYIDLKSLEFFVLDEADRMLDMGFIHDVKKIINIIPTKRQTLLFSATMPSEIQKLSSHILNDPSKVEVTPESTTAEKIQQSVYFVSKNDKRHLLTHLLEVENIDHALVFSRTKHGADRIVKDLQKKGIQAAAIHGNKSQSARQNALRNFKDRSLKLLVATDIAARGIDIDELANVINFDLPNIPESYVHRIGRTGRAGRDGRAISFCDDEEYAYLMDIEKSIRMEIPVIENHPYSLKIVPKKNGNTAGKAKNEQQKTGSKSSHNKSFQRRPKPKRRD from the coding sequence TTGCAATTCAAAGATTTAAAACTTATAGCTCCTATCCTCAAGGCTTTAGATGCTTCAGGATACGAAACCCCTACACCTATACAGGAACAGGCTATTCCCATTATTTTTCAAAAAAGGGATTTATTAGGTTGTGCACAGACAGGCACCGGAAAAACAGCTGCATTTGCCATACCTATCTTACAGATGCTGTCCTATTCAAAAGAAAAGACAGCAAAAAAACAGATTCGAGCACTCGTGTTGACTCCAACACGTGAATTGGCCATCCAAATCCACGAAAATTTCAATACCTATTCCAAGGATTTACAAATCCGCAACCTAGTCATATACGGTGGGGTTGGACAGCAACCGCAGCGCGATGCGTTAAAAAAAGGAATTGATGTGCTCATCGCTACTCCAGGAAGACTATTGGATCTTTACAACCAAGGATACATAGACCTTAAGAGTCTAGAATTTTTCGTTCTAGACGAAGCAGATCGTATGCTAGACATGGGTTTTATCCACGATGTAAAGAAGATTATCAATATTATCCCAACAAAAAGGCAAACATTGCTATTCTCGGCAACAATGCCCTCCGAAATTCAAAAATTATCTTCTCACATTCTTAATGACCCTAGCAAAGTAGAGGTGACCCCTGAGTCTACTACCGCTGAAAAAATACAGCAATCAGTATACTTTGTCAGCAAGAACGACAAACGTCATCTGTTGACCCATCTCCTTGAAGTAGAAAACATTGACCACGCACTCGTCTTTTCCAGAACTAAACATGGAGCCGATCGTATCGTGAAAGATTTACAAAAAAAGGGAATCCAAGCAGCCGCCATTCACGGTAATAAGTCCCAATCTGCTAGACAGAATGCACTAAGAAACTTCAAAGATCGCTCCCTAAAGCTACTAGTCGCAACAGATATAGCAGCCAGAGGTATAGATATCGACGAATTGGCAAATGTCATCAACTTTGACCTCCCCAATATACCCGAGTCATATGTACATCGAATAGGTCGTACTGGCCGTGCAGGGAGAGACGGAAGAGCAATATCTTTCTGTGATGACGAAGAATATGCATACTTGATGGATATTGAAAAATCTATCCGCATGGAAATTCCGGTTATAGAAAATCATCCATATTCCTTGAAAATCGTTCCAAAGAAAAATGGGAACACAGCCGGAAAAGCGAAAAACGAACAACAAAAAACAGGCTCCAAATCAAGTCACAACAAGTCTTTCCAGAGAAGACCAAAACCCAAACGAAGAGATTAG
- a CDS encoding RNA polymerase sigma factor, which translates to MKKNKGIIFKVSKMYMDDPDDRADLCQEIIFQLWKSYESFRNASQFSTWMYRVAINTALVYLKKGKRYGEQVSLEAYHDVAEDNDSGQKEEQLAIFYRAVQELNQVEKALIFLFLEGQSHREIAENLGISEVNARVKLNRTKEKIQHIIKKYEHEF; encoded by the coding sequence ATGAAAAAAAATAAAGGTATCATCTTTAAGGTCTCCAAAATGTATATGGATGATCCGGATGATAGGGCGGACCTTTGTCAGGAGATTATTTTTCAATTGTGGAAGTCCTACGAATCATTTAGGAATGCAAGTCAGTTTTCTACGTGGATGTATCGCGTGGCTATTAACACCGCGCTCGTATATTTAAAAAAGGGGAAGAGGTATGGAGAACAGGTGTCCTTAGAAGCCTATCATGATGTTGCTGAAGATAACGACTCAGGACAGAAAGAGGAACAATTGGCGATATTTTATAGGGCCGTCCAAGAGTTGAATCAGGTGGAGAAGGCTTTGATATTTCTTTTTTTAGAAGGGCAGAGTCATCGTGAGATTGCTGAGAATCTTGGAATCAGCGAAGTGAATGCACGGGTCAAATTGAACCGTACAAAAGAAAAAATACAACACATCATTAAAAAATACGAACATGAATTTTGA